A DNA window from Hordeum vulgare subsp. vulgare chromosome 1H, MorexV3_pseudomolecules_assembly, whole genome shotgun sequence contains the following coding sequences:
- the LOC123434655 gene encoding pyridoxal reductase, chloroplastic isoform X1 — protein MALPAAKAAPATPFSSQTHGGGILLGRASSPPPPAAALRLGPLFWPWEKVNVGPLSVSPMGFGTWAWGNQLLWGYEESMDSELQECFNLALKNGINLFDTADSYGTGKLNGQSERLLGKFIRECQGPIKSPDDVVIATKFAAYPWRLTSGQFVNACRSSLERLQIDRLGIGQLHWSTANYAPLQERALWDGLVEMYDKGLVRAVGVSNYGPKQLLKIHSYLASRGVPLSSAQVQFSLLSMGEEQMELKTVCDSLGVRLIAYSPLGLGMLTGKYDASNLPNGPRSVLFRQILPGLESLLSCLKSIADRKGKTMSQVAINWCICKGAIPIPGVKTVRHVEDNLGALGWRLSPGEISELEAAAMECPKKMVQNIFQTT, from the exons GGCTGCCAAGGCGGCGCCGGCGACGCCTTTCTCGTCGCAGACGCACGGCGGAGGCATCCTCCTCGGACGAGCTTCGTCaccgccgccgcctgccgccgcGCTGCGCCTCGGACCACTCTTCTGGCCGTGGGAAAAG GTGAATGTTGGGCCCCTTTCAGTTTCCCCCATGGGTTTTGGAACATGGGCTTGGGGCAACCAGCTGCTCTGGGGCTACGAGGAAAGCATGGACAGTGAACTGCAGGAGTGTTTCAATTTGGCTCTGAAGAATGGCATAAACCTTTTCGACACCGCCGACTCCTATGGAACTGGGAAGTTGAACGGCCAAAGCGAAAGGCTGCTCGGCAAATTTATCCGCGAGTGCCAAG GGCCAATAAAATCTCCAGACGACGTGGTCATCGCAACGAAGTTTGCCGCGTATCCTTGGCGACTAACGTCCGGCCAGTTTGTCAACGCCTGCAG GTCGTCATTAGAAAGGTTACAGATCGACCGTCTCGGAATAGGGCAGCTGCATTGGTCTACTGCCAACTATGCGCCTCTGCAGGAGCGCGCTCTCTGGGACGGTCTAGTTGAAATGTATGACAAG GGTCTTGTCCGGGCCGTGGGTGTGAGCAATTACGGGCCGAAGCAGCTTCTGAAGATCCACAGCTACCTAGCATCCAGAGGTGTCCCCCTGAGCTCAGCTCAG GTGCAGTTCTCGCTGCTGAGCATGGGTGAGGAGCAGATGGAGCTGAAAACCGTGTGCGACTCTCTGGGCGTTCGTCTCATCGCTTATAGCCCGCTTGGGCTGGGCATGCTCACCGGGAAGTACGACGCCTCTAACCTTCCAAATGGGCCAAG ATCTGTGTTGTTCCGGCAGATTCTTCCTGGGCTGGAGTCCCTGCTGTCTTGCTTGAAGAGTATTGCCGACCGAAAGGGCAAAACCATGTCCCAG GTGGCTATAAACTGGTGCATTTGCAAAGGCGCAATTCCGATTCCCGGCGTGAAAACAGTTAGACACGTGGAGGACAACTTGGGTGCGCTTGGCTGGAGGCTGAGCCCTGGTGAGATCTCAGAGCTGGAAGCCGCGGCGATGGAGTGCCCCAAGAAAATGGTTCAGAACATATTTCAGACCACATGA
- the LOC123434655 gene encoding pyridoxal reductase, chloroplastic isoform X2, which translates to MALPAAKAAPATPFSSQTHGGGILLGRASSPPPPAAALRLGPLFWPWEKVNVGPLSVSPMGFGTWAWGNQLLWGYEESMDSELQECFNLALKNGINLFDTADSYGTGKLNGQSERLLGKFIRECQGPIKSPDDVVIATKFAAYPWRLTSGQFVNACRSSLERLQIDRLGIGQLHWSTANYAPLQERALWDGLVEMYDKGLVRAVGVSNYGPKQLLKIHSYLASRGVPLSSAQVQFSLLSMGEEQMELKTVCDSLGVRLIAYSPLGLGMLTGKYDASNLPNGPRSVLFRQILPGLESLLSCLKSIADRKGKTMSQKLNTLSRPG; encoded by the exons GGCTGCCAAGGCGGCGCCGGCGACGCCTTTCTCGTCGCAGACGCACGGCGGAGGCATCCTCCTCGGACGAGCTTCGTCaccgccgccgcctgccgccgcGCTGCGCCTCGGACCACTCTTCTGGCCGTGGGAAAAG GTGAATGTTGGGCCCCTTTCAGTTTCCCCCATGGGTTTTGGAACATGGGCTTGGGGCAACCAGCTGCTCTGGGGCTACGAGGAAAGCATGGACAGTGAACTGCAGGAGTGTTTCAATTTGGCTCTGAAGAATGGCATAAACCTTTTCGACACCGCCGACTCCTATGGAACTGGGAAGTTGAACGGCCAAAGCGAAAGGCTGCTCGGCAAATTTATCCGCGAGTGCCAAG GGCCAATAAAATCTCCAGACGACGTGGTCATCGCAACGAAGTTTGCCGCGTATCCTTGGCGACTAACGTCCGGCCAGTTTGTCAACGCCTGCAG GTCGTCATTAGAAAGGTTACAGATCGACCGTCTCGGAATAGGGCAGCTGCATTGGTCTACTGCCAACTATGCGCCTCTGCAGGAGCGCGCTCTCTGGGACGGTCTAGTTGAAATGTATGACAAG GGTCTTGTCCGGGCCGTGGGTGTGAGCAATTACGGGCCGAAGCAGCTTCTGAAGATCCACAGCTACCTAGCATCCAGAGGTGTCCCCCTGAGCTCAGCTCAG GTGCAGTTCTCGCTGCTGAGCATGGGTGAGGAGCAGATGGAGCTGAAAACCGTGTGCGACTCTCTGGGCGTTCGTCTCATCGCTTATAGCCCGCTTGGGCTGGGCATGCTCACCGGGAAGTACGACGCCTCTAACCTTCCAAATGGGCCAAG ATCTGTGTTGTTCCGGCAGATTCTTCCTGGGCTGGAGTCCCTGCTGTCTTGCTTGAAGAGTATTGCCGACCGAAAGGGCAAAACCATGTCCCAG AAACTAAATACTCTTTCCCGACCCGGATAG